One Pseudomonadota bacterium genomic region harbors:
- a CDS encoding L-threonylcarbamoyladenylate synthase: protein MNLTPYTLNLSCIPYPFPASQEGVFIQQIIAAIRAEKVFIFPTETFYGLGGNALSQQVVERVRELKNRPDNKAFPILVSNCQMLESLVENIPDEAMTLMNRHWPGPLTIIFSARQGLPAGTVSPEQKIAVRISSHPFLRLLSKKLSLPMIATSANLSSAPAAKSWTELDRKLLQKVDFCVDGGNCPPGLASTVIDITVSPPKVIRSGDISLEQEQS, encoded by the coding sequence TTGAACCTTACACCTTACACCTTGAACCTTTCTTGTATTCCCTACCCCTTTCCTGCCAGCCAGGAAGGGGTTTTTATCCAGCAAATCATTGCTGCTATCCGCGCAGAAAAAGTTTTTATTTTTCCCACTGAGACCTTTTACGGCCTTGGTGGCAATGCCTTAAGTCAGCAAGTGGTAGAAAGAGTGAGAGAATTGAAAAACCGTCCGGACAACAAAGCATTCCCAATCCTGGTCAGCAACTGCCAGATGCTCGAATCCCTGGTGGAGAACATCCCGGACGAGGCTATGACACTCATGAATCGTCACTGGCCCGGACCATTAACTATTATTTTTTCAGCCCGACAGGGACTACCAGCCGGAACCGTCAGCCCGGAACAAAAAATAGCCGTGCGCATTTCCTCCCATCCTTTCCTGCGGCTGCTCAGCAAGAAACTGTCACTGCCCATGATTGCCACCAGTGCCAATCTAAGCTCCGCCCCAGCGGCCAAATCCTGGACTGAACTTGACCGGAAGCTGCTGCAAAAGGTAGATTTCTGCGTTGATGGCGGTAATTGTCCTCCAGGACTGGCTTCAACAGTCATCGATA